From the Streptomyces nodosus genome, the window CCGTGGCGGGCAGCGCCCTCAGCCGGTCGCGGTCGATGAACAGCGCACCGCTGCGCGCGGTCAGCGCGCCGGCCACCGGCCACTGCCGGATCTCGGTCTTGGCGAGCATCCGGCCGGGACGGACGGCGGCGAGCAGCGGGATGTCCAGCCAGGAGATGTGGTTGGCGACCATCAGCAGTCCGCCGTGCCGGGGAGCGGCCCCGGTGATCCTCACCTTGACGCCCACGACGCGCACCACCGCACGGCACCAGGCCCTGATGGTCCGCTCGCGCGGGGCCGCGGGAAGCAGACGGACCACCGGGAGGAGCACCGTCCCGGCGACCACCAGGAGCAGCACGGCCGTGAGCCGGAGCACCGCGTGCGGTACGGCCGCCGTCGGCTCGGTGGCCGCCACGCAGGCCTCGGGCGAGCACGGGGCGCTGGGCAGCCAGACGGAGGCGACCGGGCCGGACCCGGTGGTGCCAGGGGCCTCGCCCGCCTCCGGGCCCGCCGGGAGCTCCGTCGCCCTCGCGCCCGGCACCGCGGTGCCACGGCGCACACGCGGTGCCGGCACGGGACGGACGGTGTCCGGTACCCCGATCCGGGAGGTGCCCATGACGCTCATGCCGGGACCAGCGAGAGGAAGTGCCGCAGATAGCGCGAGTTGACCCGGCGCATCGACAGCAGGACATAGAGGTCGGCGACGCCGAAGTCCGGGTCGTGGGCGGGCTCCCCGCAGACCCAGGCGCCCAGGCGGAGGTAGCCGCGCAGCAGCGGGGGCAGTTCGGTGCGCCCGGCCGGGGCCTCGGTGCCGGGACGCCAGGGGAGCAGCGGCCGCACCCGGTACTCCTCGGGGGCCAGATGCTTGGTCCGCACCCGCTCCCAGGTGCCCGCGGCGAGGGCGCCGCCGTCGGCGAGCGGCAGGGAGCAGCAGCCGGCCAGCCACTCATGGCCGCCGTCGACCATATAGCGGGCTATCCCCGCCCAGATCAGCCCGATGACCGCGCCGTCACGGTGGTCGGGGTGGACACAGGAGCGGCCGACCTCGACGAGCCCGGAGCGGATCCCGTCGAGCGGCCCGAGGTCGAACTCCCCCTCGGAGTAGAGCCGTCCGGCGATCACGGCCCGCTCCGGCGGCAGCAGCCGGTAGGTGCCCACGACCTCGTCGGTCACCGTGTCCCGGACCAGCAGATGGTCGCAGTAGGCGTCGAAGGGGTCGATGTCGAGGCCGGGCTGGGGGGTGGACAGCAGGGCGCCCATCTCTCCGGCGAAGACATCGTGGCGCAGCCGCTGGGCGGCCCGGACGTCGGCCTCGTCACGGGCGAGGGTGACGGTGTAGCGGGTCGGTGCCACGGGCTGTGGGGGGCTGGCGAGGGCGGTTACGCCGGTCATGGCTCACTCCTGGTCACGGGCCGGTTCGGCGGTGCGGCAGCGGACCGGATCGGTTGCGGTCCGTGCGCTCCTGTTCTTCCGATGCCGGTTGGCGTGCGCGTGACCGTGGCCAGGAGAAGGGATGTGGGGATGTTGAATGCCCGGGGTCGGTGCCCGGTGGCCGGTACCCCGGTGGGCGCGAACGCGCAGGTGAGCGCGGGCGCGAGCACGGAAGTGAGGGCGGACCGGCGGGTCCGGCGCAGGATCCCCGGGAGGTTCTCGCACCGCAAGCACTCTAAGGGGTGTCTGACACATGGGGGCGCGAGAAGGAGTGGATGCGACGGCGCCTTGATCCTTTCGTTCCGTGCCTGTTCAATCAGCGCGAGTCTCAGCTGTCTCCAGAGGGGCGACCATGCCGTTCAAGACCGAAGCCGATGTCGGAGTCGCCGAACGGGAGGAGTGGTCCTATTCGCCGGCTGTCGGGGTCGGACCGCTCCGGTTCGGTATGCCCGTCGGCGAAGTGGTCGAGGCGGCTGAGATGCTCGGCCGGACGAAGGTCAGCGAGAGTGCGCGGGACCACGCGATCTTCTCGCCGACGTGGAGGATCGAGGTCCACCGTCGCGGCGCTGCTCCTTCTCCGCCTGCCGTCACGGTCTATGTGAGCCAAGCTGCGGGGCTGTTCTGCGTTGCTGCCGACGCCGTGCACGGTCCCCAGGTCGTGTACGACGGACTCTCGCTGGTCGGGAGAGACCTGTCGGAGCTGGAGCGCGACGCGATCGCGCAT encodes:
- a CDS encoding lysophospholipid acyltransferase family protein, whose amino-acid sequence is MPSAPCSPEACVAATEPTAAVPHAVLRLTAVLLLVVAGTVLLPVVRLLPAAPRERTIRAWCRAVVRVVGVKVRITGAAPRHGGLLMVANHISWLDIPLLAAVRPGRMLAKTEIRQWPVAGALTARSGALFIDRDRLRALPATVARIADGLRAGSAVVVFPEGSTWCGRAQGYFRRAAFQAALDADVPVQPVRLHYRYDGGPTSTAPAFVGSDSLLTSLWRVASARRLVAEVRVTPVLTGETGTDRRALALAAQQALDLPHDPHPDHPAHP
- a CDS encoding GNAT family N-acetyltransferase gives rise to the protein MTGVTALASPPQPVAPTRYTVTLARDEADVRAAQRLRHDVFAGEMGALLSTPQPGLDIDPFDAYCDHLLVRDTVTDEVVGTYRLLPPERAVIAGRLYSEGEFDLGPLDGIRSGLVEVGRSCVHPDHRDGAVIGLIWAGIARYMVDGGHEWLAGCCSLPLADGGALAAGTWERVRTKHLAPEEYRVRPLLPWRPGTEAPAGRTELPPLLRGYLRLGAWVCGEPAHDPDFGVADLYVLLSMRRVNSRYLRHFLSLVPA